From the genome of Psychroserpens ponticola, one region includes:
- a CDS encoding LytR/AlgR family response regulator transcription factor, producing the protein MKALIIDDEKKARQVLRILIEENCPKITQVYEAEDLLSGVGLIKQETPSIVFLDIEMPEHSGLEILNFIEKEVYNFEIIFTTAYSEYAIQAFQLSAIDYLLKPVRPSQVKEAVDKAIAFLGNTQINKRLTELKSSLQDSNFKKIGLPNTDGIKFVDFTDIIMLEADGMYTNVSTTTNGSILVSKPLKFFVEILQDIKTFYRPHRSHLINLSYIKEYIKKDGGYIVMENDKTVSISNDKKEEFLTIVQNIG; encoded by the coding sequence ATGAAGGCACTTATAATAGATGACGAAAAAAAAGCAAGACAAGTACTACGTATTTTAATTGAAGAAAACTGCCCTAAAATCACTCAAGTTTATGAAGCTGAAGATTTGCTTTCAGGAGTGGGACTTATAAAGCAAGAAACACCTAGCATTGTTTTTTTAGACATTGAAATGCCTGAACATTCTGGACTTGAAATTTTAAATTTTATTGAAAAAGAAGTTTATAATTTTGAAATTATATTCACTACAGCGTATAGTGAGTATGCGATACAAGCTTTCCAGCTTTCAGCTATAGATTATTTGTTGAAACCCGTAAGACCAAGCCAAGTTAAGGAAGCAGTAGATAAAGCCATTGCGTTTTTAGGAAACACACAAATTAATAAGCGACTGACTGAATTAAAATCTAGCTTGCAAGATTCAAATTTCAAAAAAATAGGCTTGCCAAATACAGATGGTATTAAGTTTGTAGATTTTACAGACATTATTATGTTAGAAGCCGATGGTATGTACACTAATGTTTCAACAACTACAAATGGTAGTATTTTAGTTAGTAAACCTTTAAAATTCTTTGTAGAAATCCTTCAAGACATTAAAACCTTTTATCGTCCACATCGCTCACATCTTATTAATTTATCATACATCAAAGAATATATTAAAAAAGATGGAGGTTATATTGTAATGGAAAATGATAAAACCGTTTCAATTTCAAATGATAAAAAGGAAGAGTTTTTAACTATTGTTCAAAACATAGGTTAG
- a CDS encoding tetratricopeptide repeat-containing sensor histidine kinase, which produces MKNVLLIIIILFVFQFTFSQQEKKIDSLETILLAIKNDSLLLDKYKEITKTYRSANSDIHLHFIKKYLKASDASNSIINKAGALRELSEYYSDIKKLDSALMKADEAIELYKSIDYDYGVVIVKNSKAIILQEKGDYTNALKTFKEVVSYLEKDESKYTNALWLKMNIGALYAEINEFDKAIDYYMEVYNDPKAQGNNSIIGRTCINLANSYRQKKEFKKALSFALEAEQKVKRPRSLASLKSCLASVYSKLENYEKAHDYNKQALVLYKSLNLQSRVDDANHNIAYNYLHQKKYDDAEYYFLKTNMAMKSYDNIYTKKNNFQGLSELYYAKKEYKKAFDFYEKHQNIKDSIHGIDKLKAISDIEIKYETEKTKREKETAEQQVIITKLESQKNRNLFIGSLSVAGLLLLASVFYFSRLKAQKKAELVTIELKETQKRLAVEKQYKDSELKALKAQMNPHFIFNALNSIQDYIVLNQKNLASDYLGKFADLIRNYLHFSDTGFISIPDEVHNLNLYLELEKLRFEESLEYSIHLDDNANFEEFNIPTMLIQPYIENALKHGLLHKKDNRKLSISISKFSDKIVECVIEDNGIGREKSKEINQKRASHHKSFALKATTERLDLLNYGRDKKIGVEFIDLKVNNEAVGTKVILKIPILKN; this is translated from the coding sequence ATGAAAAATGTATTACTCATAATTATAATACTCTTTGTTTTTCAATTTACTTTTTCACAACAAGAAAAAAAAATAGACAGCTTAGAAACAATACTATTGGCTATTAAGAATGATAGTTTGTTGTTAGATAAATATAAAGAAATCACAAAGACATATAGAAGTGCAAATTCTGATATTCATTTACACTTCATTAAAAAATATTTAAAAGCCAGCGATGCTTCAAATAGTATAATAAATAAGGCTGGAGCATTAAGAGAACTCTCTGAATATTATAGTGATATAAAGAAATTGGATTCGGCGTTAATGAAGGCAGATGAAGCCATTGAGTTGTACAAGTCAATTGACTATGATTATGGAGTTGTTATTGTAAAAAATAGTAAGGCAATCATTCTTCAAGAAAAAGGAGATTATACCAATGCCTTAAAAACTTTTAAGGAAGTCGTTAGTTATCTTGAAAAAGATGAATCAAAATATACAAATGCATTATGGCTTAAAATGAATATTGGTGCTTTATATGCTGAAATTAATGAATTTGATAAAGCTATAGACTATTATATGGAAGTTTATAACGATCCAAAAGCTCAGGGAAATAATAGTATAATTGGTCGAACATGTATTAATTTGGCAAATAGCTACAGGCAAAAGAAAGAATTTAAAAAAGCTTTGTCTTTTGCTTTAGAAGCTGAGCAAAAGGTAAAACGACCTAGAAGCCTTGCTAGTTTAAAATCTTGTCTGGCATCAGTGTATTCTAAATTAGAAAACTATGAGAAAGCACATGACTACAACAAACAAGCCTTAGTATTATATAAGTCATTAAACCTTCAAAGTAGAGTTGATGATGCAAATCATAATATTGCCTACAACTATTTGCACCAAAAAAAATATGATGATGCTGAGTATTATTTTTTGAAGACAAATATGGCTATGAAAAGTTATGACAATATTTATACGAAAAAAAATAATTTTCAAGGTTTATCTGAATTGTATTACGCCAAAAAAGAGTACAAGAAAGCATTTGATTTTTATGAGAAACATCAAAACATAAAAGATTCTATTCATGGCATAGATAAGCTAAAAGCAATTTCTGATATTGAGATAAAATACGAAACTGAAAAAACAAAACGCGAAAAAGAAACAGCAGAACAACAGGTTATTATTACAAAACTTGAGAGTCAGAAAAACAGAAATTTGTTTATTGGTTCGTTAAGTGTTGCAGGATTGTTATTGCTTGCATCAGTCTTTTATTTTAGTAGATTAAAAGCTCAAAAGAAAGCAGAATTAGTAACTATAGAACTTAAAGAAACACAAAAACGATTAGCAGTAGAGAAGCAGTATAAAGATTCAGAATTAAAAGCTTTAAAAGCACAAATGAATCCACATTTTATATTTAATGCATTAAATTCTATTCAAGATTATATTGTGTTAAATCAAAAAAATCTAGCCAGTGATTATTTAGGGAAGTTTGCAGATTTAATCCGTAATTATCTTCATTTTAGTGATACTGGTTTTATTTCAATTCCAGATGAGGTTCATAATTTAAATCTTTATTTAGAACTCGAAAAATTACGTTTTGAAGAGTCGCTAGAGTATTCAATTCATTTAGATGATAATGCAAATTTTGAAGAATTTAATATACCAACAATGCTCATTCAGCCTTATATAGAGAATGCTTTAAAACATGGTTTACTGCATAAAAAAGATAATCGAAAGTTGAGTATTTCCATATCTAAATTTTCTGATAAAATAGTAGAGTGCGTCATTGAAGATAATGGTATTGGTAGAGAGAAATCTAAAGAGATTAATCAGAAAAGAGCATCACATCACAAATCCTTTGCTTTAAAAGCAACAACAGAACGATTAGATTTGTTAAACTATGGTCGCGATAAAAAGATAGGTGTAGAGTTTATAGATTTAAAAGTCAACAATGAGGCTGTAGGAACCAAAGTGATATTAAAAATCCCAATCTTAAAAAATTAA
- a CDS encoding FAD:protein FMN transferase produces the protein MKKITFVFVFLVIVSCKNEGKQQIETSENIKTSGPVFGTSYSVIYNSEINYEKQFDSLFAIVNQSMSTYIPNSDISKLNRNEAVVMDKHFENVFLASKKIHEATDGAFDPTIGDVVNAWSFGADKSKFLTDSTTIDSLMRFVGFDKVALKDNKVDKQSGTYIEFNAIAKGYGVDVIANFLEDKNINDYLVEIGGEIRASGMNIEKKSPWRVGLDEPRFDGEQSVLKGISLTNVGMATSGTYRKFKTDDNGNRYAHIINTKTGYPSKTNILSVSVIAKDCMTADAYATAFQAMGIENVTEFLKSHPELKVFLIFENDKNEFETLSINNFPEQ, from the coding sequence ATGAAAAAAATTACATTTGTCTTCGTGTTCTTGGTGATTGTATCATGTAAAAATGAAGGGAAACAACAAATTGAGACTTCAGAAAATATTAAAACTTCAGGGCCAGTTTTTGGCACATCGTATTCTGTGATTTATAATTCTGAAATCAACTACGAAAAACAGTTTGATAGCTTGTTTGCTATTGTCAACCAATCAATGTCAACCTATATTCCAAATTCAGATATTTCTAAGTTAAATAGAAATGAAGCTGTTGTGATGGATAAACATTTTGAAAACGTGTTTTTAGCTTCAAAAAAAATACATGAAGCTACTGATGGTGCTTTCGATCCAACCATTGGCGATGTTGTGAATGCATGGAGTTTTGGCGCAGATAAAAGTAAATTTTTAACCGATAGTACAACGATTGATAGCCTTATGCGTTTTGTTGGTTTTGATAAAGTAGCTCTTAAAGATAATAAAGTTGACAAGCAATCTGGGACTTACATTGAGTTTAATGCCATTGCTAAAGGTTATGGTGTTGATGTAATTGCCAACTTTTTAGAAGATAAGAATATCAATGATTATTTGGTTGAAATAGGAGGTGAGATTCGTGCAAGTGGAATGAATATAGAAAAAAAATCACCTTGGAGAGTCGGACTTGACGAACCACGTTTTGATGGTGAACAGTCGGTCTTAAAAGGAATTTCACTTACAAATGTTGGTATGGCAACTTCAGGAACCTACAGAAAGTTTAAAACGGATGACAACGGAAATCGATATGCACACATCATCAATACCAAAACAGGCTATCCAAGTAAAACAAATATTCTAAGCGTCTCTGTCATTGCTAAAGATTGTATGACTGCAGATGCGTATGCTACAGCATTTCAAGCTATGGGAATCGAAAACGTTACCGAATTTTTAAAATCGCATCCTGAATTAAAAGTGTTTTTGATATTTGAAAATGATAAGAATGAATTTGAAACACTATCCATAAATAACTTTCCAGAGCAGTAG
- a CDS encoding Na(+)-translocating NADH-quinone reductase subunit F, translating to MSKALTKQELHNLAMNHVGKDLEKRGFEFVAINSKLKKHPQFVCIDKNSQYFFVIVKAVVLPENPNNYDVVWMETFKKHASDKDAKVLYAGVGLGNPNGEDLPVYLNEDYLIEYNGIQVIETNLN from the coding sequence ATGAGCAAAGCACTTACAAAACAAGAACTTCACAACTTAGCAATGAATCATGTTGGGAAAGATTTAGAAAAGCGTGGTTTTGAATTTGTTGCTATTAATAGCAAGCTGAAAAAGCATCCGCAATTTGTATGCATTGATAAAAATAGTCAGTACTTTTTTGTGATAGTAAAAGCGGTTGTGCTTCCCGAAAACCCAAATAACTATGATGTGGTTTGGATGGAGACATTTAAAAAACATGCTTCAGATAAAGACGCAAAAGTTTTATATGCTGGTGTTGGTTTAGGAAACCCAAATGGTGAAGATTTACCGGTGTATCTCAATGAAGATTATCTTATAGAATATAACGGGATTCAAGTAATTGAAACGAATCTAAATTAA
- a CDS encoding RNA polymerase sigma factor, with product MRKVDYTSNKTNYRSDIVSAIKANDNGVLKSLYKANYYKVEGLVLKNNGTKDHAKDIYQDAFLAVWKNVQLDKFTPQNESSLHGYIYTIAKNKWMDYLRSKDYKKTIVSDEINDRNASLEDSETNSDDIIKEQRLTSVMQAFKDLGEPCKSLLRQFYFDKKSMKEIANELQLDAASTRNKKYRCMQKLREIALKIDK from the coding sequence ATGCGAAAGGTTGATTATACATCTAATAAAACAAATTATCGGTCTGACATTGTTAGCGCAATAAAAGCTAATGATAACGGTGTTTTAAAATCGCTTTACAAAGCAAATTATTACAAAGTAGAAGGTTTAGTACTTAAAAATAATGGCACAAAAGACCACGCAAAAGACATTTATCAAGACGCATTTCTTGCCGTTTGGAAAAACGTACAACTAGATAAATTTACTCCTCAAAACGAAAGTTCTTTACATGGCTATATATATACAATCGCAAAGAATAAGTGGATGGATTATTTACGTTCTAAAGATTATAAGAAAACCATAGTATCAGATGAAATAAATGATCGGAATGCTTCCCTAGAAGATTCAGAAACAAATAGTGATGACATTATAAAAGAGCAACGATTAACTAGTGTAATGCAAGCTTTTAAAGATCTTGGCGAACCTTGTAAATCGCTTTTACGTCAATTTTATTTCGACAAAAAATCTATGAAAGAAATTGCAAATGAATTACAATTAGATGCAGCTTCTACAAGAAATAAAAAATACAGATGCATGCAAAAATTACGTGAAATTGCCCTAAAAATTGACAAATAG
- a CDS encoding tetratricopeptide repeat protein yields MNLSTNISQELLETVERYINQNMTSDELKTFEHKLESDSEFKVQVEDIKTLLFGIESQSLKEKLNSFHEDIHKDKTHNIRYLQFRKIAAAAVIILSIGSFWFFNQNSNDKLYANYFYPDPGLPTTMSSTNNYKFYEAMVNYKQGDYQTAISKWELLQHSKPNNDTLNYFIGVAHLADKNEQSAISFLEEVTKNSNFPLANDAYYYLGLAYLKTGNIDIARRNLLNSNSDKSKALLSELND; encoded by the coding sequence ATGAACCTGAGTACAAACATATCGCAAGAGTTATTAGAAACTGTCGAAAGGTATATTAATCAAAATATGACTAGTGACGAACTAAAAACATTTGAGCATAAACTTGAAAGTGATTCAGAATTTAAAGTACAAGTAGAAGATATTAAAACACTTTTATTTGGTATCGAATCACAATCTTTAAAAGAAAAACTAAACTCTTTTCACGAAGATATTCATAAAGACAAAACTCATAATATCCGTTATTTACAATTTAGAAAAATTGCAGCAGCTGCAGTTATAATTTTATCAATTGGAAGTTTTTGGTTTTTCAATCAAAATTCAAATGATAAATTATATGCGAACTATTTCTATCCAGACCCTGGTTTACCTACTACAATGAGTAGTACAAACAATTATAAATTCTATGAAGCCATGGTTAATTACAAGCAAGGTGACTACCAAACGGCAATTTCTAAATGGGAACTATTACAACATTCAAAGCCAAATAACGATACGTTAAATTATTTTATTGGAGTTGCACATCTTGCTGATAAAAATGAACAAAGTGCGATTTCTTTTTTAGAGGAAGTAACAAAAAATTCAAACTTCCCTTTAGCAAACGATGCCTATTATTATTTGGGATTAGCATATTTAAAAACTGGTAACATTGATATAGCCAGAAGAAATTTACTAAATTCAAATAGCGATAAAAGCAAAGCTCTCTTATCTGAGCTAAACGATTAA
- a CDS encoding DUF4846 domain-containing protein — MKNLLIVIATLITLITLAAGAMQFKPVEHVSNTSFAALNTASLINEDGLTILSRVNAPKGYVRVSYEKGSFQEYLRNYNLKSFGSKIINYDDSPYFWQRGHIGVLEIPVPKNGLQQCADALIRIRSEYLWDNNRKDEIGFNFTSGHYCSWENYALGYRPNINGNKVTFNKMATANHSKENFYKYLNLIYMYSGTLSLYNELKSIDDSDLQLGDMLIKGGSPGHIVMICDEVVNDKGQKLFLLFQGNTPAQSVHLVKNLVNSKISPWYQLEQNAIVPVSNYIFNSAKFVRFK, encoded by the coding sequence CCTGTTGAGCATGTATCAAATACAAGTTTTGCAGCTCTAAATACGGCTAGTTTGATTAATGAGGATGGCCTTACCATTTTATCTAGAGTAAATGCTCCTAAAGGATATGTGCGAGTTAGTTATGAAAAAGGTAGTTTTCAAGAGTATCTTAGAAACTATAATCTAAAGTCCTTTGGAAGTAAAATTATTAATTATGATGATTCTCCGTATTTCTGGCAAAGAGGACATATTGGTGTTTTAGAAATTCCTGTTCCTAAAAATGGTTTGCAGCAATGTGCAGATGCACTTATTAGAATTCGAAGTGAATACCTTTGGGACAACAATCGAAAAGATGAAATTGGTTTTAACTTTACTTCTGGTCATTATTGCTCTTGGGAAAATTATGCTCTAGGCTATAGACCAAATATTAATGGTAATAAAGTGACCTTTAATAAAATGGCTACAGCGAATCATAGCAAAGAGAATTTCTACAAATACTTGAATTTAATTTATATGTATTCTGGTACATTATCACTTTATAATGAACTTAAATCTATTGATGATTCAGATTTGCAACTAGGAGATATGCTTATTAAAGGAGGCTCTCCAGGACATATCGTTATGATTTGTGATGAAGTTGTAAACGATAAAGGCCAGAAGCTGTTTTTACTATTCCAAGGTAATACACCTGCTCAAAGCGTTCACTTAGTTAAAAACCTTGTGAATTCGAAAATTTCACCTTGGTACCAACTTGAACAAAATGCCATTGTTCCTGTGTCTAACTATATTTTTAATAGCGCAAAATTTGTGCGATTTAAATAA